A region of Arabidopsis thaliana chromosome 5, partial sequence DNA encodes the following proteins:
- a CDS encoding DNA glycosylase superfamily protein (DNA glycosylase superfamily protein; FUNCTIONS IN: DNA-3-methyladenine glycosylase I activity, catalytic activity; INVOLVED IN: DNA repair, base-excision repair; EXPRESSED IN: 10 plant structures; EXPRESSED DURING: 6 growth stages; CONTAINS InterPro DOMAIN/s: DNA glycosylase (InterPro:IPR011257), Methyladenine glycosylase (InterPro:IPR005019); BEST Arabidopsis thaliana protein match is: DNA glycosylase superfamily protein (TAIR:AT1G80850.1); Has 3809 Blast hits to 3727 proteins in 1589 species: Archae - 10; Bacteria - 3189; Metazoa - 57; Fungi - 9; Plants - 164; Viruses - 0; Other Eukaryotes - 380 (source: NCBI BLink).), with protein MSGAPRVQSMNVAEAETRSTLGSTAKKASPFITHKAVSKSLRKLERSSSGRTGSDEKTSYATPTETVSSSSQKHTLNAASILRRHEQNLNSNLSLNASFSSDASMDSFHSRASTGRLIRSYSVGSRSKSYPSKPRSVVSEGALDSPPNGSETKKRCTWVTPNSDPCYIVFHDEEWGVPVHDDKRLFELLVLSGALAEHTWPTILSKRQAFREVFADFDPNAIVKINEKKIIGPGSPASTLLSDLKLRAVIENARQILKVIEEYGSFDKYIWSFVKNKAIVSKFRYQRQVPAKTPKAEVISKDLVRRGFRSVGPTVVYSFMQAAGITNDHLTSCFRFHHCIFEHERYV; from the exons ATGTCAGGTGCTCCTAGAGTTCAGTCCATGAATGTGGCTGAAGCAGAGACCAGGTCAACTCTGGGGTCTACTGCTAAAAAGGCTAGTCCTTTCATCACACACAAAGCTGTATCAAAGTCACTGCGAAAGCTTGAAAGATCCTCATCTGGGCGTACTGGATCAGATGAGAAAACATCTTATGCTACACCAACAGAAactgtgtcttcttcttctcagaagCATACTCTTAATGCGGCTTCTATACTACGACGGCATGAGCAGAACCTGAATTCTAATCTGTCACTTAATGCATCGTTTTCATCTGATGCCTCCATGGACTCGTTCCACAGCCGAGCATCAACTGGTCGCTTGATTAGGTCGTACAGTGTTGGAAGTAGAAGTAAGTCTTACCCTTCCAAGCCAAGAAGTGTTGTCTCTGAAGGTGCTTTGGATTCACCACCTAATGGTTCAGAGACTAAGAAGAGGTGTACTTGGGTGACACCAAACTCCG ATCCATGTTATATAGTTTTCCATGATGAAGAATGGGGTGTGCCAGTTCACGATGACAA GAGGTTGTTTGAACTCCTTGTGCTTTCGGGTGCTTTGGCCGAACACACATGGCCTACGATACTGAGCAAGAGACAGGCTTTCAG GGAAGTTTTTGCTGATTTTGACCCCAATGCCATTGTGAAAAtcaatgagaagaagataattggTCCAGGAAGCCCGGCAAGCACTTTATTGTCTGATCTTAAGCTAAGGGCAGTCATTGAGAATGCACGCCAGATACTTAAG GTGATAGAAGAATACGGATCATTTGACAAGTATATATGGAGTTTTGTGAAGAATAAGGCGATTGTGAGCAAGTTCAGGTACCAGCGACAAGTACCTGcaaaaactccaaaagcaGAAGTGATAAGTAAAGATCTAGTGAGAAGAGGGTTCCGCAGCGTCGGACCAACGGTGGTTTACTCCTTCATGCAGGCAGCAGGGATAACAAACGATCATCTTACCAGTTGTTTCAGGTTCCACCATTGTATATTCGAACATGAAAGGTATGTCTGA
- a CDS encoding GTP-binding protein, HflX produces the protein MVYYRLASPNPRTYIGSGKVAEIKSAINALDVETVIFDDELSPGQLRNLEKAFGGDVRVCDRTALILDIFNQRAATHEAALQVALAQMEYQLPRLTRMWTHLERQSGGQVKGMGEKQIEVDKRILRTQIGVLKKELESVRKHRKQYRSRRVAIPVPVVSLVGYTNAGKSTLLNQLTGANVLAENRLFATLDPTTRRVQMQNGKEFLLTDTVGFIQKLPTTLVAAFRATLEEIAESSLLVHVVDISHPLAEQQIEAVEKVMSELDVSSIPKLVVWNKVDRVDDPQKVKLEAEETGDTICISALTGEGLDDFCNAVHEKLKDSMVWVEALLPFDKGDLLSTIHKVGMVKETEYTENGTLIRAHVPLRFAQLLKPMRHLVKDTSISQRG, from the exons atggtatactacaggcTAGCTTCCCCAAATCCTAGAACATACATTGGATCAGGAAAGGTCGCAGAGATAAAAAGTGCAATTAATGCTTTGGACGTTGAGACTGTGATATTTGACGATGAACTTTCACCAGG GCAATTGCGTAACCTGGAAAAGGCCTTTGGTGGGGATGTTCGAGTTTGTGACCGCACCGCCCTTATCTTGGACATTTTCAACCAAAGGGCCGCAACTCATGAAGCAGCCTTGCAG GTTGCTCTAGCACAAATGGAGTACCAGTTGCCACGATTAACTAGAATGTGGACTCATCTTGAGCGTCAATCTGGTGGCCAAGTTAAGGGTAtgggagaaaaacaaattgaagtTGATAAGCGAATCTTGCGTACTCAA ATTGGAGTTCTCAAAAAGGAGTTGGAATCTGTAAGAAAGCATCGGAAGCAGTATAGAAGCAGGCGTGTTGCTATACCTGTACCTGTTGTATCCTTG GTCGGTTACACAAACGCTGGAAAGAGTACACTATTGAACCAATTGACTGGTGCTAATGTTCTCGCTGAAAATCGTTTGTTTGCAACTCTTGATCCAACTACGAGAAGGGTTCAG ATGCAAAACGGGAAGGAATTTCTTCTCACAGATACTGTTGGTTTTATCCAAAAGTTACCAACCACTCTG GTTGCTGCTTTCAGAGCAACACTTGAAGAAATAGCAGAGTCAAGCCTTTTGGTGCATGTTGTTGACATCAG CCACCCACTGGCAGAGCAACAAATAGAAGCTGTGGAGAAGGTTATGTCTGAACTCGACGTTTCATCAATTCCAAAATTGGTCGTGTGGAATAAG GTTGATAGAGTGGATGATCCTCAAAAGGTCAAGCTGGAAGCAGAGGAAACTGGGGATACAATTTGTATATCTGCTCTGACTGGAGAAGGACTAGACGACTTCTGCAATGCTGTTCATGAGAAGCTCAAG GATTCAATGGTTTGGGTTGAAGCCCTTTTGCCATTTGATAAAGGGGACCTTCTAAGCACCATACACAAGGTTGGAATGGTGAAAGAAACT GAATATACAGAGAATGGGACACTTATCAGGGCACACGTTCCGCTACGTTTTGCACAGCTGCTTAAACCTATGAGACACTTGGTCAAAGATACTTCAATAAGCCAAAGAGGATGA
- a CDS encoding GTP-binding protein, HflX (GTP-binding protein, HflX; FUNCTIONS IN: GTP binding; LOCATED IN: chloroplast; EXPRESSED IN: 22 plant structures; EXPRESSED DURING: 13 growth stages; CONTAINS InterPro DOMAIN/s: Small GTP-binding protein (InterPro:IPR005225), GTP1/OBG (InterPro:IPR006073), GTP-binding protein, HflX (InterPro:IPR016496), GTP-binding protein, HSR1-related (InterPro:IPR002917); BEST Arabidopsis thaliana protein match is: GTP-binding protein, HflX (TAIR:AT3G49725.1); Has 31952 Blast hits to 30531 proteins in 2948 species: Archae - 298; Bacteria - 25096; Metazoa - 510; Fungi - 190; Plants - 240; Viruses - 0; Other Eukaryotes - 5618 (source: NCBI BLink).), which yields MSSFYLSSSPIFKLQWHANHKPKPNRAIVSFPPSRLHANCYSWRLSCNLAQHGIELEETVEEDEILQVLDLPTEETNLDNETIASPSKMLRKKKGDEESLDDRFKLRNGKEIFEEKAYLVGVERKGDGECLFNIEESLEELEQLADTAGLAVVGSTYQKLASPNPRTYIGSGKVAEIKSAINALDVETVIFDDELSPGQLRNLEKAFGGDVRVCDRTALILDIFNQRAATHEAALQVALAQMEYQLPRLTRMWTHLERQSGGQVKGMGEKQIEVDKRILRTQIGVLKKELESVRKHRKQYRSRRVAIPVPVVSLVGYTNAGKSTLLNQLTGANVLAENRLFATLDPTTRRVQMQNGKEFLLTDTVGFIQKLPTTLVAAFRATLEEIAESSLLVHVVDISHPLAEQQIEAVEKVMSELDVSSIPKLVVWNKVDRVDDPQKVKLEAEETGDTICISALTGEGLDDFCNAVHEKLKDSMVWVEALLPFDKGDLLSTIHKVGMVKETEYTENGTLIRAHVPLRFAQLLKPMRHLVKDTSISQRG from the exons ATGAGCTCGttttacctttcttcttctccaattttcAAACTTCAGTGGCACGCAAACcataaacctaaacccaatCGTGCAATAGTTTCTTTTCCACCTTCTCGTCTTCATGCCAACTGCTATTCGTGGAGATTATCTTGTAACCTTGCTCAACATGGTATTGAGTTGGAGGAAACTGTGGAGGAAGATGAAATCCTTCAAGTTCTCGACTTACCAACAGAGGAGACAAATCTCGACAACGAAACGATTGCTTCTCCATCTAAAATgttgaggaagaaaaaaggagatgaagagagCTTGGACGATAGATTCAAGCTCAGAAATGGAAAGGAG ATTTTCGAAGAGAAGGCATATCTAGTGGGCGTGGAAAGAAAGGGTGATGGAGAATGCTTGTTTAATATTGAGGAATCTCTTGAGGAGCTAGAACAACTTGCGGATACTGCTGGGCTTGCAGTGGTTGGTTCTACTTATCAAAA gcTAGCTTCCCCAAATCCTAGAACATACATTGGATCAGGAAAGGTCGCAGAGATAAAAAGTGCAATTAATGCTTTGGACGTTGAGACTGTGATATTTGACGATGAACTTTCACCAGG GCAATTGCGTAACCTGGAAAAGGCCTTTGGTGGGGATGTTCGAGTTTGTGACCGCACCGCCCTTATCTTGGACATTTTCAACCAAAGGGCCGCAACTCATGAAGCAGCCTTGCAG GTTGCTCTAGCACAAATGGAGTACCAGTTGCCACGATTAACTAGAATGTGGACTCATCTTGAGCGTCAATCTGGTGGCCAAGTTAAGGGTAtgggagaaaaacaaattgaagtTGATAAGCGAATCTTGCGTACTCAA ATTGGAGTTCTCAAAAAGGAGTTGGAATCTGTAAGAAAGCATCGGAAGCAGTATAGAAGCAGGCGTGTTGCTATACCTGTACCTGTTGTATCCTTG GTCGGTTACACAAACGCTGGAAAGAGTACACTATTGAACCAATTGACTGGTGCTAATGTTCTCGCTGAAAATCGTTTGTTTGCAACTCTTGATCCAACTACGAGAAGGGTTCAG ATGCAAAACGGGAAGGAATTTCTTCTCACAGATACTGTTGGTTTTATCCAAAAGTTACCAACCACTCTG GTTGCTGCTTTCAGAGCAACACTTGAAGAAATAGCAGAGTCAAGCCTTTTGGTGCATGTTGTTGACATCAG CCACCCACTGGCAGAGCAACAAATAGAAGCTGTGGAGAAGGTTATGTCTGAACTCGACGTTTCATCAATTCCAAAATTGGTCGTGTGGAATAAG GTTGATAGAGTGGATGATCCTCAAAAGGTCAAGCTGGAAGCAGAGGAAACTGGGGATACAATTTGTATATCTGCTCTGACTGGAGAAGGACTAGACGACTTCTGCAATGCTGTTCATGAGAAGCTCAAG GATTCAATGGTTTGGGTTGAAGCCCTTTTGCCATTTGATAAAGGGGACCTTCTAAGCACCATACACAAGGTTGGAATGGTGAAAGAAACT GAATATACAGAGAATGGGACACTTATCAGGGCACACGTTCCGCTACGTTTTGCACAGCTGCTTAAACCTATGAGACACTTGGTCAAAGATACTTCAATAAGCCAAAGAGGATGA